A single Ziziphus jujuba cultivar Dongzao chromosome 11, ASM3175591v1 DNA region contains:
- the LOC107432866 gene encoding two-component response regulator-like APRR7 isoform X2 — translation MSIDGDWDKDLPELNHHQQDGNKGVKDEVVAVEKQQRLLGENELKSSQIARGDVKDVKGESVQAQAVLQIQKQQPQGAMVCWERFLNLRSLKVLLVENDDSTRHVVTALLRNCSYEVIDAANGIQAWKLLEDLTNHVDLVLTEVVMPCLSGVGLLSKIMSHKTRKNVPVIMMSSHDSMGLVFKCLSKGAVDFLVKPIRKNELKNLWQHVWRRCHSSSGSGSESGTQTQKSIKSKSVEKWENNSGSNDEEENESIGLNVGDGSDNGSGTQSSWTKQAVEVDSSLLVSPWDQRAECPDSTCAQVVHSHAETCGNKLISAATRRDCLEQKEQHDSAAIGRDLEIGMSNKLTVQPEHPNEVPAKLSGRRNNLLEIGFSKFNEQIKGRVDCHCESPSSKLKYETTKRTGAITNATDTQIGKTDFEVQNRHSQVSDIKNKAINNTDEMPSLELSLKRLRGVKDTGTKAQDDRNVLRRSDSSAFSRYNALSNANKTPTGNVGSSSPHDNGIEVTKKELRDIRSHSSGNPPNNSSNGASNNIDMGSTTNNAFSKSIVLNKAATASTVQHMNPSAAFHPLKNDLSCAPKQVIMDNADEVTASRVLAQSKVAHKEHHIQHLHHHYDHHQIKHHVVHSIQQQQSSDHNELSLKKLAAAAPHCGSSNVLSGPVEGNTGNYSINGSASGSNHGSNWQNGSSTAINVGGTNIESDNGIAGKSGSGNASGSGSGSGNRVDENKSAQREAALTKFRQKRKERCFRKKVEENTTFQGH, via the exons ATGAGCATTGATGGCGATTGGGATAAAGATTTGCCGGAGTTAAACCACCACCAGCAAGACGGGAATAAGGGAGTTAAAGATGAGGTTGTTGCTGTTGAGAAACAACAACGGTTGCTGGGGGAAAATGAGTTGAAAAGTAGTCAAATAGCCAGGGGAGATGTGAAAGATGTGAAAGGAGAGAGTGTACAAGCCCAGGCTGTTCTGCAAATACAGAAGCAACAGCCTCAAGGGGCAATGGTTTGTTGGGAGAGGTTCCTAAATCTTAGATCCCTTAAGGTTTTGTTGGTGGAAAATGATGATTCAACTCGCCATGTTGTTACTGCATTGCTTCGCAATTGCAGTTATGAAG TTATTGATGCTGCAAATGGAATACAAGCATGGAAGCTACTGGAGGATTTGACCAATCATGTTGATCTTGTTTTAACTGAGGTGGTCATGCCTTGCTTATCAGGCGTTGGACTTTTAAGCAAGATTATGAGCCATAAGACACGCAAAAATGTTCCTGTAAtta TGATGTCATCTCATGACTCAATGGGTCTGGTCTTTAAATGTTTGTCAAAGGGTGCTGTTGACTTTTTAGTGAAACCAATCCGGAAGAATGAACTTAAGAACCTTTGGCAGCACGTTTGGAGGAGATGCCACAGT TCTAGTGGAAGTGGGAGTGAAAGCGGCACCCAGACTCAAAAATCTATTAAATCAAAAAGTGTTGAAAAATGGGAGAACAACAGCGGAAGCAATGATGAGGAAGAGAATGAGAGTATTGGTCTGAATGTCGGGGATGGAAGTGACAATGGGAGTGGTACTCAG AGCTCTTGGACAAAACAAGCAGTAGAAGTTGACAGCTCCCTGCTGGTGTCTCCTTGGGATCAAAGAGCTGAGTGTCCTGACAGTACTTGTGCTCAGGTTGTTCACTCACATGCTGAAACATGtggcaataaattaatttctgcAGCTACAAGAAGGGACTGCCTGGAACAGAAGGAACAACATG ACAGTGCTGCAATAGGAAGAGACTTGGAGATAGGGATGTCCAATAAACTGACAGTACAACCTGAACACCCAAATGAGGTTCCGGCCAAACTCTCAGGAAGAAGAAACAATCTGCTTGAGATAGGTTTCAGTAAATTCAACGAGCAAATTAAAGGACGGGTGGACTGTCATTGTGAGAGTCCATCCAGCAAGCTGAAGTATGAAACTACCAAGCGGACAGGTGCTATCACTAATGCTACAGATACTCAGATAGGCAAGACAgattttgaagttcaaaatagGCATTCCCAGGTCTCAGACATAAAGAATAAAGCCATTAATAACACAGATGAAATGCCATCCTTGGAGCTCAGTTTAAAAAGACTTAGAGGAGTTAAAGACACTGGGACAAAAGCACAGGATGACCGGAATGTATTGAGACGCTCAGACTCATCAGCCTTCTCAAG GTATAATGCCTTATCAAATGCTAACAAGACTCCCACAGGGAATGTGGGAAGTAGTTCTCCACATGATAATGGCATAGAAGTTACAAAGAAAGAACTTCGTGATATTCGGTCTCACTCAAGTGGAAATCCTCCCAATAACAGCTCCAATGGAGCTAGTAACAATATTGATATGGGCTCAACGACTAATAATGCTTTTTCCAAATCAATTGTTTTAAACAAGGCAGCAACTGCATCTACTGTCCAACATATGAACCCATCAGCTGCTTTCCATCCTTTGAAAAATGATCTTTCATGTGCTCCCAAGCAAGTCATCATGGATAATGCTGATGAGGTAACAGCTAGTAGAGTACTAGCTCAATCAAAGGTTGCCCACAAGGAACATCACATTCAACATCTGCATCACCATTATGATCACCATCAGATCAAGCATCATGTTGTACACAGTATTCAACAACAGCAATCATCTGATCATAATGAATTGTCCTTGAAGAAATTGGCAGCCGCTGCTCCTCATTGTGGGTCATCAAATGTTCTTAGTGGGCCTGTTGAAGGTAATACTGGAAATTATAGTATCAATGGAAGTGCTTCAGGCAGTAACCATGGGAGCAATTGGCAAAATGGGAGCAGTACTGCAATTAATGTTGGAGGGACAAACATTGAAAGTGATAATGGAATTGCTGGGAAAAGTGGAAGTGGTAATGCTAGTGGGAGTGGGAGTGGGAGTGGAAACAGAGTAGATGAAAACAAGTCTGCACAAAGAGAAGCTGCCTTGACTAAGTTTCGCCAGAAGAGGAAGGAGAGATGCTTCCGTAAAAAG GTGGAAGAAAATACCACTTTTCAAGGACACTGA
- the LOC107432866 gene encoding two-component response regulator-like APRR7 isoform X1, translated as MSIDGDWDKDLPELNHHQQDGNKGVKDEVVAVEKQQRLLGENELKSSQIARGDVKDVKGESVQAQAVLQIQKQQPQGAMVCWERFLNLRSLKVLLVENDDSTRHVVTALLRNCSYEVIDAANGIQAWKLLEDLTNHVDLVLTEVVMPCLSGVGLLSKIMSHKTRKNVPVIMMSSHDSMGLVFKCLSKGAVDFLVKPIRKNELKNLWQHVWRRCHSSSGSGSESGTQTQKSIKSKSVEKWENNSGSNDEEENESIGLNVGDGSDNGSGTQSSWTKQAVEVDSSLLVSPWDQRAECPDSTCAQVVHSHAETCGNKLISAATRRDCLEQKEQHDSAAIGRDLEIGMSNKLTVQPEHPNEVPAKLSGRRNNLLEIGFSKFNEQIKGRVDCHCESPSSKLKYETTKRTGAITNATDTQIGKTDFEVQNRHSQVSDIKNKAINNTDEMPSLELSLKRLRGVKDTGTKAQDDRNVLRRSDSSAFSRYNALSNANKTPTGNVGSSSPHDNGIEVTKKELRDIRSHSSGNPPNNSSNGASNNIDMGSTTNNAFSKSIVLNKAATASTVQHMNPSAAFHPLKNDLSCAPKQVIMDNADEVTASRVLAQSKVAHKEHHIQHLHHHYDHHQIKHHVVHSIQQQQSSDHNELSLKKLAAAAPHCGSSNVLSGPVEGNTGNYSINGSASGSNHGSNWQNGSSTAINVGGTNIESDNGIAGKSGSGNASGSGSGSGNRVDENKSAQREAALTKFRQKRKERCFRKKVRYQSRKRLAEQRPRVRGQFVRQPASESTSSGKDS; from the exons ATGAGCATTGATGGCGATTGGGATAAAGATTTGCCGGAGTTAAACCACCACCAGCAAGACGGGAATAAGGGAGTTAAAGATGAGGTTGTTGCTGTTGAGAAACAACAACGGTTGCTGGGGGAAAATGAGTTGAAAAGTAGTCAAATAGCCAGGGGAGATGTGAAAGATGTGAAAGGAGAGAGTGTACAAGCCCAGGCTGTTCTGCAAATACAGAAGCAACAGCCTCAAGGGGCAATGGTTTGTTGGGAGAGGTTCCTAAATCTTAGATCCCTTAAGGTTTTGTTGGTGGAAAATGATGATTCAACTCGCCATGTTGTTACTGCATTGCTTCGCAATTGCAGTTATGAAG TTATTGATGCTGCAAATGGAATACAAGCATGGAAGCTACTGGAGGATTTGACCAATCATGTTGATCTTGTTTTAACTGAGGTGGTCATGCCTTGCTTATCAGGCGTTGGACTTTTAAGCAAGATTATGAGCCATAAGACACGCAAAAATGTTCCTGTAAtta TGATGTCATCTCATGACTCAATGGGTCTGGTCTTTAAATGTTTGTCAAAGGGTGCTGTTGACTTTTTAGTGAAACCAATCCGGAAGAATGAACTTAAGAACCTTTGGCAGCACGTTTGGAGGAGATGCCACAGT TCTAGTGGAAGTGGGAGTGAAAGCGGCACCCAGACTCAAAAATCTATTAAATCAAAAAGTGTTGAAAAATGGGAGAACAACAGCGGAAGCAATGATGAGGAAGAGAATGAGAGTATTGGTCTGAATGTCGGGGATGGAAGTGACAATGGGAGTGGTACTCAG AGCTCTTGGACAAAACAAGCAGTAGAAGTTGACAGCTCCCTGCTGGTGTCTCCTTGGGATCAAAGAGCTGAGTGTCCTGACAGTACTTGTGCTCAGGTTGTTCACTCACATGCTGAAACATGtggcaataaattaatttctgcAGCTACAAGAAGGGACTGCCTGGAACAGAAGGAACAACATG ACAGTGCTGCAATAGGAAGAGACTTGGAGATAGGGATGTCCAATAAACTGACAGTACAACCTGAACACCCAAATGAGGTTCCGGCCAAACTCTCAGGAAGAAGAAACAATCTGCTTGAGATAGGTTTCAGTAAATTCAACGAGCAAATTAAAGGACGGGTGGACTGTCATTGTGAGAGTCCATCCAGCAAGCTGAAGTATGAAACTACCAAGCGGACAGGTGCTATCACTAATGCTACAGATACTCAGATAGGCAAGACAgattttgaagttcaaaatagGCATTCCCAGGTCTCAGACATAAAGAATAAAGCCATTAATAACACAGATGAAATGCCATCCTTGGAGCTCAGTTTAAAAAGACTTAGAGGAGTTAAAGACACTGGGACAAAAGCACAGGATGACCGGAATGTATTGAGACGCTCAGACTCATCAGCCTTCTCAAG GTATAATGCCTTATCAAATGCTAACAAGACTCCCACAGGGAATGTGGGAAGTAGTTCTCCACATGATAATGGCATAGAAGTTACAAAGAAAGAACTTCGTGATATTCGGTCTCACTCAAGTGGAAATCCTCCCAATAACAGCTCCAATGGAGCTAGTAACAATATTGATATGGGCTCAACGACTAATAATGCTTTTTCCAAATCAATTGTTTTAAACAAGGCAGCAACTGCATCTACTGTCCAACATATGAACCCATCAGCTGCTTTCCATCCTTTGAAAAATGATCTTTCATGTGCTCCCAAGCAAGTCATCATGGATAATGCTGATGAGGTAACAGCTAGTAGAGTACTAGCTCAATCAAAGGTTGCCCACAAGGAACATCACATTCAACATCTGCATCACCATTATGATCACCATCAGATCAAGCATCATGTTGTACACAGTATTCAACAACAGCAATCATCTGATCATAATGAATTGTCCTTGAAGAAATTGGCAGCCGCTGCTCCTCATTGTGGGTCATCAAATGTTCTTAGTGGGCCTGTTGAAGGTAATACTGGAAATTATAGTATCAATGGAAGTGCTTCAGGCAGTAACCATGGGAGCAATTGGCAAAATGGGAGCAGTACTGCAATTAATGTTGGAGGGACAAACATTGAAAGTGATAATGGAATTGCTGGGAAAAGTGGAAGTGGTAATGCTAGTGGGAGTGGGAGTGGGAGTGGAAACAGAGTAGATGAAAACAAGTCTGCACAAAGAGAAGCTGCCTTGACTAAGTTTCGCCAGAAGAGGAAGGAGAGATGCTTCCGTAAAAAG GTTCGATATCAAAGCAGAAAGAGACTAGCAGAACAGAGACCTCGTGTCCGAGGTCAATTTGTGAGGCAGCCAGCAAGTGAGAGCACAAGTAGTGGGAAAGACAgctaa